The following DNA comes from Emys orbicularis isolate rEmyOrb1 chromosome 13, rEmyOrb1.hap1, whole genome shotgun sequence.
agggagacttcttatgtggattggagtcttctaagctcttttgtctgttaagtgcttcctgattgagcACTTAACTTACACATTCCTTTCCgaagaagtgaccaaatgttctaagGCTACTTATTAATCAAGCAAGTgtacagccaatgttcataacattcataacttcgaatacaaaaatgatacatgcatacaaacaggattaatacattcagtagatcataaccattacgagatatgttacatggcatatgtagcataaaacacattctaagcatttttccataaagccttatgggaggtaccatcaCAGTGTTTATatgagaagaagagagagaatgtATTGTGAGAGAATGTATTGCCAGGTCTAAACTGGAAAAGTTTTGTTGATATAGCAATACAAATAAACTTTCCTAATGTAACTGTACTAGTAGTTTTGCTGGTATTGCTTACACTGGTTCTCTGAGAGAAACAAGCCACATTGCAGAAGCATTTTAAAGCTGGTTTAGCCATGTTTACACTAGGGATTTTACTGGTATAGAAATGTTGCAAAAAAATCACACTTCCAAGCTGACATTGCTATGATGGTGAAAGTTTCTAGCGTAGATCTGGTTTATGTGTTTCTTTTTGTGAGATTACATTATGAGTGCAATGTACTGAGACTTTGCTTTCACTGTGTGTTTGCTAGTCAAATACACCGCTCACATGTGTGTTGTTATCAGTGTACATTATTGTGAGTGTATACCTGAGTTGAAATCAATGTGCATGTGAGTTTTCTATTCCTGTGTGTGTCCTTGAAAACATACATGATGTGAATGTACAATATCATGTGTTTATTACTGAAAAATACTGtgtaacttttgtgtgtgttgtcaGTACTTCTTCTGAAGTGCAAGTGTGCATTATTGTTGTGTGTGTGATTACACAATATTGTGTGTTTATTAGTGAAAAATATTGTGTGACTACATGTATGAAGTGACTGTGGATTATTGTGCATGTTTCTACGTGTATATGTTTGTGTATTTATGGGCAAATATTACTTTGTGCATGTGTATGTCCCATTATTGACTGCTCTGTCTATCTAAAGTGTCTGTATGGCTGCCAtgactgcagtatctgagccAGGAGTGCTCAAAAACATTCTATCACAATgctttccaatggaaaaattgCAGGGTTCACCAAACAAAATTTTCATAGAAAGTCTTCACTTTCCTTGaaaaattttctgtttttcatttaaagaaatgaaaactcgaaaaacaaatatttttggctgaaaattttattttttaatttaatttaatggttTTTGACAGTTTTCAGACAAAAAAGTTCAGTGTTGAGAAATGTTGGGGTTTTCTTtgacaaaaaacccaaaattttCATGAGGAAACAAAGTTTCTAACCACCTCTGTTTTAACCACTaactctttaatatatttatcctcacccTAGCCCTGCAAGGCAGGGCAGTACTATTAtatccatgttacagatgggaacaTGTTGTCCAGACAGAATGacgtgcccaagatcacacaggaaatccaGGGCAAAACAGGTAGCTGAGCTGGGTTTCTCAGGTTCCAGGTTAGTGtccaaaccactggaccattcttcctcaGTCATTGCTGTCACGTTGTCTGGACTTGCTCACAACTAtgagtgccaatctcaggtcagactgttagaacacagggcagacaccccaaactggtggtatattctataattagttttcaccaagccagtaataaatgtgaactcctggatcactatattagtattaccatggagtcacagacagtcccctaggATCTCCAGCCAATCTTACCACCCAGATAAACTGGACCttgtgataaaaggttattaaaacaaaaaatcacattATATTAGGTTCCTCCcaaccccaaagggtcagtcacttatcccaggtcaatgGATACTCTAGATCTCACATCAAAGGCGACACTGGCAGCcaatttctctagtaaactaactaaaggtttattgtctaagaaaagaaatgaaagttattgagaggttaaagcaggtaaaatacattaacaggttTGGACAGTCCAAGTTTGTCAGTCCAAAGTGACAGCAGAGATGTGGTAATCTGCTAGTTTTCCATAAGTCTCTCAGGGTTACCCAGAATAACTTTCGGGATCTCTGTCTTGCATCTGGAATGTTCCCTGAAAGTGTCCAAACAGCTCAGAGATACAGAACCATTCCCTGGATCCATTCTTATAACTGTCTTCCCCAGAAAGCAATCTGGCAAGTGTTTCCATCACAGCATGGGTTTTCCTCTGTTGACTAAACACAGACTGGTTCCTATATTCCTGTGGAACACAGGCAAattctgttggggaaaaaaaagacaaatatttcAACCAGATCTATGAAAATTCATGAAAAGCTCAAACAAAATTGAATCATGGATCATCTCTAAATAAAAGTTTCATTATGAATTTTCTCATCCAGTCTCAATTATTATGCCACGGATTTTggtaaagtgaggcacagagaattgAATTAACATAGCTGCATAGCTGGGCTTAGATTACAAGAATTCTTGGCATCTTGTGACCTCCTCTCTCTAGATCCCTGGCTGTACTAGTTATCATTTCAGGATGGGATTCTCAAGGGAGTCTAAAGGAGTTAGGAGCCCAAGATGTACACGCCTTACTCCCATAGGCTCCTTTGCGAATCACAGCCTTCATTATGTGAAATTCAGGAGAAGCCTGGGACTTGGAAGTGAACAAGATAGACAGAGGAGCAGGATTACAAAGGCACCTAAAGAAGGAGACAGGTGCCTATTGGAATTTACAATAGCATCTAAGAaggttaagcacctaactcccactgaatgaCCATGGGACTTAACCACCTAGCTCATTTAGGAGCATTGATCAATCCCTGTAGGTGCCTGTCTTCATCTTTGTAATCCTGGCCCACAGATTACACAGAAGCAGGGCTGGAATCAGGGAACACTGGGGGAGATCATAGGCCTGTGCTATGTGGGGGCCAGACTTGAGGGACAGAATGGCTCTTTTGGATTTATCACCTAGGCATCTATGCACTTGCCTGTGGGCCTCTGCTGCTgagctgtgcagggctccagggagtgaGTCCTGCAAGCCCTTAGGAAATAGACATGAATAAATCACCTTCCCGCAGCATCAGTCCTTTAATGCCAGTGATGCTCAATGCCAGCTACACACAGCTCATCTGCAGAGAGCAACAGGTTTGAGTCTAGTTCTGTCAGTTCAGTCTCAGAATGAGGAGGTGGGGAAAGGATTCTCAGATACCTGTGCCTTTAGCTTCTAGATTCTGGTCTATAGATAGATATTGACCAAAGAATCCTGGTGCTGGATGACTGAATGTGTCTTCTGTTGGAAAAATATCCACAAAAATCAGCACAGTAAGTTTGctatttcaattaaatatgttGGGGGATCAACATACAGGGGAAAATTAAGATCCTAAATAAGACTTACATTATGAACTCATTATGACTTTTACTCTTAGTTTAATCAAATACCTGCTGCTGATTGGAATTTTTCCACCCTTcgggaaaatgttgacttttcacagcaaaccccaaatcattttttcccccagtttttCGGAAATGAAAACTTTCTGctgaaaactggattttttaaatcacaaaactAAAAAAGTTTGAGTTTTGAGTTTTTAGTTTCTTTACAAAAGAATCCCAAAATGTTTGAGGGAAGCAGACAGATTCTACGAttttgttgttggtggtgttGTTTAGATGAAAAACCAATCTCCATTAGAAATAACAGAGCTGAAAATTTCCAACTAGCCGTAAATTTTAAATCAATTGAAGAACATTAATATTGCCTGATAAGAGCTTGATTTCAAACCCATTTATTCTATTACATCTGTGTGATTTCTCTTTCAAAGGGTAGGTTGCATGGAGGTAACAATTGAATAACCAGTAAAGTTGGCAGCACACAGAATATTTCATACAGACTAATTTCTTTAAACCCCGGTTTAGAGTTGAACCAGGCAGCCAAAGCCTGTCTATCCTGACCCCATTCAAGGACATATGGGAGCTCACTGGGACTAGAACCCTGATCTCCTGGTCTAGCTCCACATGGCTGCCACGCTGTAAATGGGTGTGCAAAACTTACACAGAGTAAGACACAGGGCCatgttttcaaaggtatttaggtgcctagttggattttcagaagcacctaggaGAAATGACTGGCCTAAGGTCACATAGCAGAGACAAGAGTAGAGCCCAAGAGTCCGGATTTGGAGTATGTTTTGTTCCATCCTTCATACTTAATTTTATCAAGCCACACCTTGGGCAAAATCCTTAGATTGGGTAAAGTGATGAAGCTCTCTTGAGTTTAAAGGAGGTTAAACTAGTGTGATAATATGACTGATGGATTGTCAGAGGTGAGGAGCACTATCAACACATACTCATTGTAAGTGATGAGTTCCATGCACCTTTGACATTCATATAATGAGATATTAGGGAAAGGAGAAACAGGGCCATTCTCTCTGTCACTCTAATCCTGACCATTGTCCTTCTCATTCCCTGCACAGCCATTACACAGTGTactgaggaagaaaatgtccaaccaaaccACTATGACCGaattccttctcctgggattctctgatgttcgggagctgcagattttacacTTTGTGGTGTTTCTAGTGCTTTACCTGATATCCCTGCTGGGGAACTTTCTCATCATCACAGCCATAGCCGTCGACCACCACCTTCACaaccccatgtacttcttcctgatgaatctgtccatcctagatttcggctccatctctgtcaccatccccaaatccatggccaattcCCTGATGAACACAAGTTCGATTTCTTATTCTGGATGTGTCGCCCAagtcttttttttcttattctttgCTTCAGCAAATTTTGCCTTACTGACCATTATGGCGTACGACCGATACAtcgccatctgccaaccactgcactatgagatGGTGATGACcaggagagcttgtgtccaaatggcagccatTGCCTGGATCAGTTGTATACTTTACTCGGCATTGCACACCGGGAACACGTTTGCGATATCCTTCTGTGGAAGCAAAATGGTGGATCaattcttctgtgaaatcccccagctcctccacctcGCCTGCTCTGACTCACACCTCGGTGAAGTTGTTGTTATTTCTCTTAGTGTGTTTTTAGGTTTAATCTGCTTTGCTTTTATAACTGTGTCGTATTATCAGAtcttcaaaacagtgctgagaatCCCTTCTGAGCAGGGtaggcataaagccttctccacctgcctccctcacctCACTGTGGTCTCCTTATTCGTATTCACTGGCACCTTTGCCTTCCTGAAACCCACCTCCAACTCAACCTCAGATCTGAAtatcttggtggctgttctctattCCATAATGCCCCCAATGATGAATCCGATCATCTACAGCATGAGAAACAAGGACATGAAAGGTGCACTGAGTAAACTGATAGGTTGGAGGTTATTCAGGAAGAATAAAATGTCTATATTTCTCCACTGATCACGATTTTATTCTGTATTTCTCTATAAATATAATAATCTGATGACATTATTATCTTCATGAGAACATACTGTGCAATCTGTTAATGCAGAATTGGgtattttcacacacaaaaatccagacaaacaattcaaaaaaaaaagtagataCTAAAGATTTACATCAATATAATTAAGTTtggaatctatctatctatctatctatctatctatctatctatctatctatctatctatctatctatcgactGCTAGCCATCACCATTCTTTGTGATAATCTTGCACATAAAATCAGTAACCATAGCTAAGTCCCTACTGCGTTCTCTGGCTCTTCTTATTTTTCAGGATAACAACTCTGCCTGAGGTATCAATGCATTTTTtctttaggtttttttgtttatcagatttttagtttatttttgtttacttgtttgttgtttttatttgtttctttgttccaggtgggtTTGCAGGTGGGAAGGCCTGGAGAGATATTGAGTGTTTGGTAAGATAGGATTTTCAATGTTTGCCTTCTCTTGAGAGTGCTCATATGTCATATCTTTGATGGGGTTTTCTGAGTGAACTCAAGGTTTGCTCCCCACAATGATAAAAGGGTGGAAAAGAAGTTTCTGCATGGCTAAGTTCCTCCTGAAATGAATATGTATATACTGTTGGGatattattgtattattaatGACGTGTTAGGGGACAAAAAGACTCAGGAAgctgtgttttattattttaacctgaagaagagctctgtgtagctcgaaagcttgtccctctcaccagcagaagatggtccaataaaagatattacctcacccatcttctctATGTAAGAGCTGTGTCATTCTTGCTATGGTGTAAAGACTCTTGAAGAGAAACTTTTTCCAGTGTTTTCTAAAGAAAATTTAACTTGGGATAATGAGGCCAAATTttgattccattgaagtcactgaggtTTAGCCCCTCACTTCAAAGAAATTAGGATTTGGCCAATAGCCTAGATATATAAGGATCCAGAATTGGCTGAGAGACCTCTGGAGAAAGTGAGTATGACAGAAATGTAAGGGTCTGATATCCTAACTCATCTAAACCAGCACCAATGTAGAATAGACATATTTACATCATCAATTTAATACTGATGAGGTTCTAGCCCAAAGTCTCTGGGCTCCACTCAGTAGTGACATAAATACTGGTGTAAATTACTTGTTTGGGGTCATTTCGTTCTAGCCTTGGTGTAAGTGGAAAAGTGCCATCACATGCACTGATCTGGTGTTCCACACACTATCCCATGTACATCTACTCACACCCAAACTGAAAAAGGATCTCAGAAGTTATTAGTATTAGAATACTGTCTTTGTGCATGGTTGTGTACACTACATATCTGACAGACAAAAACAGATCATTTGATTAGATAGACAGAAAGATAGGACCATTTCTTCTAACACACATTTAGTCATAATGGTAGATTTCCATTTGATTGTGAATTAtgttagctagctagctagataacAAATAATCTATAAAAATTATTGTGTTTCTTTTCCTGTTAAAGATTGTCTTTGTCCACATCATACTTTTCTTATAAGTCCTTCTTATTAACCCTTATTTAGCAAAGATTTTTTATGACTATATCTTACTCCATCGCTCATTTATAAACAGCTCATCAAAAGTACTCGGTGTTTGgacttcaaaatgttttgactggATACATTTTAAACATGCTGTGTTTTGTTTCTCTGAATAAATGGAAGTATTACACATGGGTTTCTGAAAAATCAAGGGGCTAATAGTCAGCTGCTTTAAATTGTCATAGCTGTGTTGAGGTCAATAGATCTCTGagaatttacaccaactgaggatctggtctaaAACCTCATGATTATGAAATTAAAACTCACTTTGAATATTCTGTACAAAAGCCCTGATTCCACAGCCACTTCAGCACATTCTAAACTTAAAACACTTGAAAGGCCCCATTGAAGGTTTAAAGAAAAA
Coding sequences within:
- the LOC135888305 gene encoding olfactory receptor 14A16-like, with protein sequence MSNQTTMTEFLLLGFSDVRELQILHFVVFLVLYLISLLGNFLIITAIAVDHHLHNPMYFFLMNLSILDFGSISVTIPKSMANSLMNTSSISYSGCVAQVFFFLFFASANFALLTIMAYDRYIAICQPLHYEMVMTRRACVQMAAIAWISCILYSALHTGNTFAISFCGSKMVDQFFCEIPQLLHLACSDSHLGEVVVISLSVFLGLICFAFITVSYYQIFKTVLRIPSEQGRHKAFSTCLPHLTVVSLFVFTGTFAFLKPTSNSTSDLNILVAVLYSIMPPMMNPIIYSMRNKDMKGALSKLIGWRLFRKNKMSIFLH